The Pseudodesulfovibrio cashew genomic sequence TCATTAATTAACTTAATAATTGTTCTGAGGCGGACTGCACTCTTTCCTCATTGCACATTTCAAGCCAAGCTCTCATTCACTTATCCGACTGAGAGCTATCCCGCTGCCAACGATTTCTCATAGTGCAGGAATACCGTGAGATTCATGTCCGGCAAGGGCAACCGAAGAGGCCAGAAGATCTTCTTTTGCGGAACAAGGTGCGCGTCCAGCACACGAAGAATGTCCTCCGCAAAATTGGGATGCTCCCAGCAGATGACCTTGTCGAAATCAATATCGGTAGCGGCCCGGTAGTGCCGCCGCGTCGTCAGGTACCGCCCCAGCCCCCAGGCCAGCCCACCTTCACAGGGAATGGCTCCCACCAGCAGACCGCTTTTCTTGAGCACTCTTGCCATCTCTGCGACCATCGGCTCCAACGGATGGATATGCTCCAGGGAGAAGAAGGAAATGATCATGTCCAGACTCTCCGAAGGAAACGGCAGGGACGGACTGCCTTCCTTGGGAACCTCATGGCAATGAAACGGAATGCCTCTGTTGGCGGCCGCCTTGCCGGCCTCCTTGAGCATTGCCACATCCACGTCCAGCAACTCCATTACCGCAGGGACACCCTTGAGATGCCGCAGGTAATCCATGCTTCCGGGACCGATCTCCAGCACCCGCTTGCCTTCCACGTCCACCCGGGTCATCCGCTTGTAGACCGCGTCATAGACCCAATCGCTTACAGTAAAGGACTTGTTCGTCCCTATGGCTTCCGCATAGTTGGAAGACCACTTCACCCAATCAGGGTCATCGGGGACGGGCTGTTTCCCGTATCGCTCCCTAGCTCCGAACAGCGGCACCGCCAGAATGTCCGGCAGCCGATGCCCCAATGAATAATACCCGTTACCGCTCATGCCTCATTCCCTTCCCGGCACCTTTTCCGATGTACCCTGTGATCACTCGAAATAAATGAACTCATAATCGCCGGTATAACCAAACTCCTTGAACAGCCACTTCCATGCCCGTTCGGAGAAAAAGGCCTCGCAAGTGAGCGCCCAGCACTGGAGGTTGAACTGCTCCTGATCATTGCGGTAACTCTCCACGCAGATGAACTTTTCCCTGCCGGTCCGCTCTATCTCGGCCAGGGCGTTTTTCAGTTCGGGGACCTCCAGATTGTGGAGCGAATTGATGGAGAGGACGAGGTCGAAATGGCCGTCCGGCCACGGGTAGGGGTTTTCCGCCCGGTGGACGATGAGCCCCTCGCGAATCTCCTCAAAGGCGTCCTCAAGGGCGTAAAGGGAAGGATCGAACCCGCGAATCTGGGCATCGGGCAGCAGCTTCTTCAGTTCGTAGAGCAGGTACGCCTTGCCGCAGCCCACATCCAGAATCCTGGCGTCGCTTTTCAGGCCATAGGTCTCGATGAGACGTTCGGCCACGCTCTTCCAGCGGCCGTCATAGCGATAGCCGCCGTAGCCGTAGCACTTGTCCCCATCCCAGTAGTCCTGCCCGTAGCGCTTGGCCACGGCCATGCAACGGACTTTGTCCTCGGTCATCCGAGGCAGGTACTCGCGGCTTGTCCGGGTGTGCAGCGGGGTGATTATTTCGCGATATTGCTTCATCTTCACATTCCAACTGTTAGAGATGGCGCAGCATGCTCTCATGCATCTGCCGGGTGCGGTGTTCGGCCAGGTGGCTACTCCGGGTCCGCTCCCCGGCCCGACGGCCGATCTCGCGCCGCACCGCCTCGTTTTCCAAAAGATACAGTGCCTTTTCCCGGCACTCCTCCCGGGTGCGGTAGGTCACGACCTCCGCGTCCGGCTCGTACAGGTCCGCGATGTTGGGCGAATGCTCCACCAGCATGCACACCCCCACGCCGCAGGCCTCGAATGTCCGCATGTTGCCCGTGTCGCCGTAGGCGGCGTCGGTGTGGATGTTCAGCACCACCTTGGACGCGTTCATGAGCCGGTACATGTCCATGCCGTAGACCGGACCGTGGGTGTTGTGCGGGAAAAGTTCCCTGAGCGGGTCCTCGATGTCGGGAAACAGGGTCATGTCGCGCTCGGTCAGCCACGCTTCGAGCGGGGAGCTGGCCAGCAGCCACCTCAGCAATTCATAGCGGGTGCGGTGGTGCCAGTCGAAGCCGTAGCCCGAATGGCCGGTGAAGATAAATCCGTGGTCCTCGGTCCTTTCCGGCAGGCCGGAGGCCACCGACGGGTCGAACGAATGGTACACGAGTTCCACGTTGATGCCGCAGTCCCGAAAGACCATGGCGATACTCGGGGTGCAGGCAAAGACCACATCGGTGTGGGCAAG encodes the following:
- a CDS encoding glycosyltransferase: MSGQTMVMLHYLQGAEAHFLQQVDFAEMGYEQLLAEFRGFKSLRSHGMALEFKRLGWNVVEIFGDFRELQAKWAVEHDLPVPEEGWMDRITMAQLDHYRPEAVFCDDISRYPADYLSQRPGYVRCLAAMQGFPMHFKQLAHTDVVFACTPSIAMVFRDCGINVELVYHSFDPSVASGLPERTEDHGFIFTGHSGYGFDWHHRTRYELLRWLLASSPLEAWLTERDMTLFPDIEDPLRELFPHNTHGPVYGMDMYRLMNASKVVLNIHTDAAYGDTGNMRTFEACGVGVCMLVEHSPNIADLYEPDAEVVTYRTREECREKALYLLENEAVRREIGRRAGERTRSSHLAEHRTRQMHESMLRHL
- a CDS encoding class I SAM-dependent methyltransferase, translating into MKQYREIITPLHTRTSREYLPRMTEDKVRCMAVAKRYGQDYWDGDKCYGYGGYRYDGRWKSVAERLIETYGLKSDARILDVGCGKAYLLYELKKLLPDAQIRGFDPSLYALEDAFEEIREGLIVHRAENPYPWPDGHFDLVLSINSLHNLEVPELKNALAEIERTGREKFICVESYRNDQEQFNLQCWALTCEAFFSERAWKWLFKEFGYTGDYEFIYFE
- a CDS encoding class I SAM-dependent methyltransferase: MSGNGYYSLGHRLPDILAVPLFGARERYGKQPVPDDPDWVKWSSNYAEAIGTNKSFTVSDWVYDAVYKRMTRVDVEGKRVLEIGPGSMDYLRHLKGVPAVMELLDVDVAMLKEAGKAAANRGIPFHCHEVPKEGSPSLPFPSESLDMIISFFSLEHIHPLEPMVAEMARVLKKSGLLVGAIPCEGGLAWGLGRYLTTRRHYRAATDIDFDKVICWEHPNFAEDILRVLDAHLVPQKKIFWPLRLPLPDMNLTVFLHYEKSLAAG